Sequence from the Seonamhaeicola sp. ML3 genome:
AAGTGGCAAATTTATCAATAGAAATTGCTGAAAAAGTAGTACGTGAAGAATTATCTAACAAAGACAAACAAGTAAAATTGGTTGAGTCTATGTTAGGTGAAGCAACTTTAAACTAATTTATAATGGCAGGAACTAGAGCAGCAATACGTTACGCAAAGGCGGCACTTAGTTTAGCTAGCGATCAAAAAGCAGCCGAGGCTGTGAATAAAGATATGGTTGCTATTGCAAAGACCATTTCTGAAAATGATGAATTAGACCAAGTTTTTAAGAGCTCTGTCATCAAATCAGATGTAAAGAGTGCGGCATTAGCTAAGATTTTCCCAAAGCTTAATAAAATCAGTTTAGGATTATTTGATGTTTTAGTATCAAATAAAAGAATTGACCTTATAGGAAGTGTTGCTGAAAAATATACCGTATTATTTGATGAGCTTAACGGTAAAGAAGTGGCTCAGGTTACTACTGCGGTTCCTATGACCAAAGATCTTGAAATTAAGGTTTTAGCTAAAATTAAGGAACTTACAAGTAAAGCCGTAGAGCTAGAAAACATCGTAGACGAAAGCATTATTGGAGGCTTCGTTCTACGTATAGGAGACAAGCAGTATAATGCTAGTGTCCAAAACAAATTAAACAAGTTAAAAAGAGAATTTTCATTAAACTAAGATAGTTTTATCTAAATAAGTAAAAAGATGGCAGAAGTAAAACCAGCTGAAGTATCAGCAATCTTAAAGCAACAACTAGCAGGATTTGAGGCGACTGCTTCGTTAGAAGAAGTAGGAACTGTGTTAACTGTTGGTGATGGTATTGTACGTGCATACGGATTATCTAACGCACAGTATGGTGAGTTAGTGGAGTTTGAAGGCGGACTAGAAGGTATTGTACTTAACCTTGAAGAAGATAATGTTGGTATCGTATTATTAGGTGCTTCAACAGGAGTAAAGGAAGGGTCTACTGTGAAACGTACTGATAAAATTGCTTCCATAGATGTTGGAGAAGGCATTGTTGGTCGTGTAGTTGATACATTAGGAAATCCTATCGATGGTAAAGGAGCCATTGTTGGTGATACTTATCAAATGCCACTAGAGCGTAAAGCTCCTGGGGTTATTTACAGAGAACCAGTAACAGAACCATTACAAACTGGTATCAAATCTATTGATGCTATGATTCCTGTAGGTCGTGGTCAACGTGAGCTTGTAATTGGTGACCGTCAAACTGGTAAAACAACAGTTTGTATTGATACTATCTTAAATCAAAAAGAGTTTTACGATGCAGGTGAGCCTGTATATTGTATATATGTTGCTGTAGGTCAAAAAGCATCTACTGTAGCAAGTATAGCTAAAGTATTAGAAGAAAGAGGTGCTTTGGCTTATACAACTATTGTTGCAGCAAATGCATCAGATCCTGCGCCAATGCAGGTATATGCTCCTATGGCAGGTGCCGCTATTGGTGAGTATTTTAGAGATACTGGTCGACCAGCATTGATTATTTATGATGATTTATCTAAACAAGCAGTAGCATATCGTGAGGTATCTTTATTATTACGTCGTCCACCGGGACGTGAGGCGTATCCTGGAGACGTTTTCTACTTACACTCTAGATTATTAGAGCGTTCTGCAAAAGTTATCAATGATGATAATATTGCTAAAGAGATGAACGATTTACCAGACTCTTTGAAACCAATGGTAAAAGGAGGAGGTTCTTTAACGGCTCTACCAATTATTGAAACACAAGCAGGTGATGTATCAGCATATATTCCAACAAACGTAATTTCTATTACAGACGGGCAGATATTCTTAGATGGTGATTTATTTAACTCTGGTGTACGTCCAGCTATTAACGTAGGTATTTCTGTATCTCGTGTTGGTGGTAATGCTCAGATTAAATCAATGAAGAAAGTATCTGGTACTTTAAAATTAGATCAAGCGCAGTTCCGTGAGTTAGAAGCTTTTGCTAAGTTTGGATCAGATTTAGATGCTGTGACTTTAAATGTAATAGAAAAAGGTAAACGAAATGTTGAAATCTTAAAGCAAGCTCAAAACGACCCGTTTACTGTTGAGGATCAAGTTGCAATTATCTATGCAGGTTCTAAAAACTTATTAAAAGATGTACCTGTAGATAAAGTAAAAGAATTTGAAAGAGATTTCATAGAGTTCTTAAATGCTAAGCATAGAGGTGTTTTAGACACTTTAAAAGCAGGAAAATTAACTGATGAGGTTACAGATACCTTAACCAGTGTTTGTAAGGACTTAGCAGGTAAGTACAAAGCGTAATCAAAGATGTGTCTTCCTGAACTCGTTTCAGGATTTCATAATTTATTCAATATAGATTCTGAAATAAATTCAGAATGACAAATAGAGAATATGGCGAATTTAAAAGAAATACGTAACAGAATATCATCGGTGTCTTCAACCATGCAGATAACCAGTGCCATGAAAATGGTATCTGCTGCAAAGTTAAAGAAAGCACAAGATGCTATTACTGCTATGCGTCCTTATTCAGATAAATTAACAGAGCTTTTACAAAGTTTAAGCGCAAGTTTAGATGCTGATTCAGGAAGTATGTTTTCTGAGCAACGTGAAGTAAAGAAAGTGCTTATAGTAGCTATTACTTCTAATAGAGGTTTATGTGGTGCTTTTAACTCTAACATTATTAAAGAAGTAACTAGGTTAGCTAATGAAACTTATGCTAATCAAGAGGTTTCTTATTTGGCCGTTGGTAAAAAATCTAACGATGCGTTTAAGAAAACAGGTCAAATTATTGCAAATCATAGTGATGTTTTCGATGATTTAACGTTTGATAATGTTGCTGACATTGCTCAAGATTTAATGAATAAGTTTGTTGAAGGTGAGTTCGATAAAATCGAATTGGTTTATAACAGATTTAAAAATGCGGCCACGCAATTAGTAACAACCGAGCAGTTCTTGCCGATTGTACCTGTAGAAGGCGAATCGAGTGTTAGCGGAGATTATATCTTCGAACCTTCTAAAGTAGAGATTGTAGAACAGTTGATTCCAAAGTCTTTAAAAACGCAAATGTACAAAGCTGTAAGAGATTCGTTTGCTAGTGAACACGGTGCTCGTATGACAGCTATGCACAAAGCAACCGATAACGCAACCGAGTTAAGAGACCAGTTGAAATTAACTTACAACAAAGCACGTCAGGCTGCAATTACCAACGAAATTTTAGAGATTGTTGGTGGTGCGGAAGCATTAAACAATTAAATATTATGCTGAACTTGTTTCAGTATTTCGAAATATTAAGCCTTACCATATTGGTAAGGCTTTTTTTATGGCATCCATTTTGTTATTGTTATATTTAAAAAACAGAATTGAATATTATGAAGTTAATTAAACAGATTACTTTTTTCACTTTATTATCTTTAGTTATGATGAGTTTTTCCCAATGTGCAAGTACAAAAAAGCTAGAAAGTGAAACGACATTAGATATTAAGGAAGTGTTTTATAAGGAATGGTCAAATCCAGCAAGATACACAGGTTCTGGAATGAATTTATATGTAATTGTACCTTCAGACTTTAATCAGGAAATCACTTTAGACAGTGTTTATTTCAGGAATAAGCAAGTAAAATTGGAATATGCCAAGGAGAATGTTTACGTGGGTAAATTTGAAACGGAAAAGAATAAACCTCAGGACATTGTGATGAGTTCAGACCCTAAGGCTGAGTATGGCAATGCTTTCCCGAAAATTAATAAGTTGTTTCCTTTCGAATTAAAAGAAGATGAATGTGTTATAAGTTACAAAGAAGGTAAAAAAACAAAATACGTTAAGTTACCAAACATAAAAAAGCGACAAGCAAAGTCTACATTAGACCATCGTATGTAGAGGCACAGTTTATCTTTGGTTTACGTTAACTAAAAACGTATTTTTAGCCCTATAAGAGTCAATCGTTGAGCGCACTTAAAACATTATTCAAACAAACGTTTATATATGGTTTAGCCACTGTGCTTCCTAGAATGTTGAGTTTTTTATTGGTGCCACTATATACAACCAATGGCGTTTTATCTTCGGTATCCGAATATGGTGAAGTTTCAGTGATTTTTTCCTATTTTGTTTTGTTCAATGTTGTACTTGCTTATGGTATGGAAACCGCTTTTTTTAGGTTTTTTAATAAGGAAGATGATAAAAACAGTGTTATTGGTACTTCGGCGATTTCTTTGATTATTTCTTCAATAGGGTTTTTCATAATTGCTTTATTGTGTCAAGAAGAAATAGCTTCATTAATACATATATCTGCAAAATACATTAATCTAGTCATTTGGATTTTGTTGTTAGATGCTTTGGTTATTATTCCATTTGCTTGGTTAAGAGCAACGCAAAGACCAATGAGGTATGCGGTTATCAAAATATTGAATGTTGTCATTAATTTGGGTTTAAATCTATTCTTCCTTTTAGCTTTAAAAGACTTGGCAACTCCAGAATCTATCTTTAAAGGTATTTATAGACCTAACTTCGAAATCAATTACATCTTTATTGCGAATTTAGTTGCTAGTGCTGTTACGTTATTATTAATGTTACCGTTTTACGTGAAAGTGAACTACGAGTTTAATTCAGAATTGTGGAAACGAATGATGAAATATGCTTTACCTGTCCTAATTGCAGGTATAGCGTTTTCGATTAACGAAACTTTCGATAGAATCCTTTTGGACTATTTACTTCCAAAAGACATTGCAAAAACACAAATAGGGATGTATTCGGCATGTTATAAGCTGGCATTATTCATGACCCTTTTTGCTACAGCTTATAGATTGGGTATAGAACCCTTTTTCTTTAGCCACGCAAAAACTGAAAATCCGCAAAAAAACTACGCAAGGATATTAGAGTTCTTTGTAGCTCTAGGTGCTGTAATTTTATTGGGAGTTGTTGTTTTTGCAGATATTTTAAAACCCATTATTGTTAGAAGTGAGGATTATTGGGAAGCCATGTGGGTTGTACCAATTATCTTATTAGCTAATTTTTGTTTAGGCATTTATCATAATCTATCCGTTTGGTATAAAATTACAGATAGAACCAAATTTGGAGCTTATATTTCCATTATTGGAGCTGTAGTAACCCTTGTAATTAATTTAGGGTTCATAAAGTCTTACGGATACAAGGCTTCAGCCATTGCAACTTTGGTTGCATATGGAATTATGATGCTGTTGTCATACCTATTAGGGCGAAAATATTACCCTATTCCATATAATTTAAAAAAGATAGGATTATATCTGGTTTTATCGATTCTTTTTTCAGGACTTTCATTCTACCAATTTAGAGCCAATTATATAGTTGGTATTTCTATGTTAATTGTATTTTTGGGTGTTATCTCGTTTTCAGAAAGAAATCAGATTAAACAATTGATAAAAAGATAAATTAAGTCGTGCTGAAATAGTCTGCACCAAGAGCAGAATAAGTGAAGCATCTCAACATATACTTATGAAAATTAAAATAATAAATAAATCGAGTCACGATTTACCTCATTACGAAACCATTGCCTCGGCAGGAATGGATTTACGAGCAAATATTGAAGATGCTATTACGTTAAAACCTTTAGATAGAACAATTGTTAAGACAGGGCTGTTTATTGAATTACCAATTGGATATGAGGCTCAGGTGCGTCCCAGAAGTGGTTTAGCAGCCAAAAAAGGAATTACCGTACTCAATGCGCCCGGAACTGTAGATGCTGATTATAGAGGCGAAATAGGCGTTATTTTGGTAAACCTTTCTAATGATGACTTTACCATTGAAAATGGAGAGCGCATTGCGCAGTTGGTCATTGCTAAACACGAGCGTGCAGAATGGGAAGAAGTTGATGTACTGTCTTCTACAGATAGAGGAGCAGGTGGTTTTGGTAGTACAGGAGTGAAGTAAACCAATTCCTGCGAAAGCAGGAATCTCATAATAAATAAACGTTTGACATTGGGGTGCCCGTATCTAAGCAAATAAACGTAGATGGATTTTATCAAATTTGGAAAAGAAGTACAACCTAAAAAAAGAGCTACCTGCTTTCGTAGTCATTAGAGTATGAAATACTGGTATGTCTATATCATGACAAATAAACCAAACGGTGTTTTATACATTGGAGTTACCGATAATATTGATGAACGTGTTAAAGAACATAAATTAAAAATATATCCAAAAGCATTTACAGTAAGATATAATTGTAATAAGTTGGTTTATTTTGAAGAGTTTGAAAACGGAAATGAAGCTGAAGTAAGGGAACGACAATTCAAAAAGTGGAAAAGAAATTGGAAGATAGAACTAATTGAAGAAATGAATCCTAATTGGATAGATTTATCCGAAAATTGGAATCTGAACTTTAATAGACTGAGAATATAAATATTAACCCAAAAGATACCTGCTTTCGCAGGCATGTGTTATGAAAATAATAGTACCTATGGCGGGCAGAGGTTCCCGATTAAGACCTCATAGTTTAACCGTACCAAAACCATTAATTCCAGTTGCGGGTCAACCTATTGTACATCGTTTAGTAAAAGACATCGCTAAAGTTCTAAAGCAACCCATAGAGGAGGTTGCTTTTGTATTAGGAGACCCTGCTTGGTTTGGAGACGATGTTGTTGATAGTTTAAAAGAACTAGCTGAAGGTTTAGGTGCCAAAGCATCTATTTACAGACAGGATAAACCTCTTGGAACAGGTCATGCTATCATGTGTGCTAAACCATCTTTATCGGGATCTGCAGTAATTGCTTATGCAGATACTTTAATTCGTGCTGAATTTGATTTGGATTCTAAAGCCGATAGTGTTATCTGGACCAAACAAGTTGATAACCCCGAGGCCTATGGTGTTGTAAAACTTAATGATGATAATGAAATAGTCGAATTGGTCGAAAAACCAGAGACTTTTGTTAGTGATCAAGCAGTAATAGGGATCTATTATTTTAAAGATGTTGCGGTACTCAAGAATAAACTACAGGAAGTACTCGACGAAAATATTATGAATGGTGGTGAGTACCAAATAAACGATGGCATTAAGCGCATGATGGCGGCCGGTAAAATATTCAAAACAGGAACAGTTGATGAATGGATGGACTGTGGAAACAAGGCCATTACAGTAGAAACCAACGGACGAATGTTAGACTTTTTGAAAGCCGATGGTGAAGAACAGCTAGTAGCCTCTTCTGCCACTATAGAAAATGCTCAAATCATAGAGCCCTGCTTTATAGGTGAAGGTGTGGTACTTAAAAACACCACTGTCGGGCCCCATGTTTCGGTTGGGAATGGCACTATTATTGAAGATTCAACTGTTAAAAACAGTTTAATCCAAACCAATACGTTAATTAAAAATGCTAATTTAGATAATGCCATGATTGGCAATAATGTAAAGTACGATGGTAACTTTACAAGTATTAGTATTGGCGATTATTCTGTTTTGGAATAGCATGAAAATATAGTTGTCATTGCGAGGAGAGAAGCGACGAGGCAATCTCTTTTGGAAATAAATGAAGCATAGCATTTATATATTAGTTTTCTTTTTTGGAATAGTTTTTATTCCCTGGTCGACTATTGCCCAAGTAGATTTTAATAAAACACCCGATGATGATTTAGGCGATGTTGAAGATAAATTTCAGGAGCATTTCTATGAGGCCATGAAACAAAAAGGGATTGAAAACTTCGATAGAGCCATAGAGTCCCTTTTAAAATGTGTTGAATTAAATAAAGATGTCCCTGTTTTATATTTCGAATTGGGTAAAAGCTATGTTAAACTAAAAAATTTTGGTGCTGCTGAAGATGCCTTGAAAAAGGCGGTAAGCAAAGACCCCGATAATGAGTGGTTTTTAGATGAGTTATACGGGTATTACATGTCACAAAATGAGTATGACCAAGCGGTTAAAACTATAAAACAACTTGTAGAGTATCACCCAGATTATAAAGAAGATTTGGCTTCTCTTTATTTCAGAATGAAAAAGTACAATGAGGCCTTAAGTCTCTTAGATGAATTGGATGAGAAACATGGTATTTCAGTATCGAGAGACTTACTAAGAAATAAGATTTATGAAGTCACCGGACGCAAAAAAGACCAGATTGAAAATCTAGAACAACGTGTTGACAGTAACCCAGAGAAAGAATCTAATTACTTGGCGCTTATTTATCGATACAGTGAGAATAACCAAAAAGAAAAAGCGTTCGAAACTGCTAAGGAGCTTTTAAAAATAAACCCAAGTTCCCATAAAGTACATTTAGCTTTATATAAGTTTTATTTGGAAGATAATGAAACAGAGAAAGCTATAGAATCTATGAAGATTGTGGTGAAGAGTAGTGAGATACACCCAGAAGCAAAACTTAAAGTGCTAACAGATTTTGTGTCCTTTGTTGGTGAAAATCCCCAGTATGAAGCCGATTTAGTAGAAGCTACCACCTTAGTAGAAAAGGTTAACAACAGCAAGACTCTTATTGAGTTGGGACAATACTATCTCACCAAGGATAATAAGCCTAAAGCTTTAAGTAATTTCGAATCGGCTTTAAAAATTGAACCTAATAATTTTGCTGTTTTAAAAAATGTCTTGCTCTTGTATATAGACTTAAATAAATTTGATTTAGCTAATAAAAAAAGTGAATTGGCTATAGAAAATTACCCATCGCAACCACTATTGTACTTAGTTAATGGCATTTCGTTTAATCAACTAAATAAACCGCAAAAGGCTGTAGATACTTTAGAAATAGGACTGGATTATATAATAGACGATGCGAAATTAGAATCTGAATTTTACAACCAAATAAGCAAAGCCTATCTGCTTTTAAACAATACAGAAAAAGCTAAAACGTTTAGTGATAAAGCAAAACAATTACAAAACACAAATTAATGCAATTACGAACCCAAATCTTACTAGTAATTAGCGCCGTTTTACTTTTTAATTGTAAATCGGCTAAAACCGTGGCGGGAGGTGATGCTAATTTTAATTTGTCCTCTAGGCAATTAATAAAAGAGAATTCCAAAAGAAGCCCAGTTTACCAAACATTAAAATCTACTGTTAAGATTACTTACGATGATGGTAAAAAAGTACATTCCCATTCCGTTAGTTTTAGGGGAAAAAGAGATGAAGTACTTTGGATGAGTGCTGCCTTTTCTGTTGTAAAAGCACTTATTACACCAAAAAAAGTGTGTTTCTACAACAAACTCGATAAAACCTATTTTGAAGGTGATTACGATTATTTAAGTAACCTTCTAGGAACGCAATTAGACTTTCAAAAAGTTCAGAATTTATTAATGGGCGAGACCATTTTCAATCTAAAAGATGACCATTATAAAGTCTCGGTAGACAGTGGTTCTTATATTCTTCAACCAAAAAAGCAACGGGAGCTTTTTGAGATATTTTTTCTCTTAGACCCTTCTATTTTTAAGGTAAAATCGCAGCAAATAACACAGCCTAAAGAATTAAGGCATTTACAGATAGATTATTTGTCTCACCAAGAGGTGAGCAATCAAATTCTTCCCGAAAAGGTTAAAGTAATTGCTGTTGAAAACAACGAAGAACTCATTATCGGTCTAGAATTTAAGAACGTATCTTTAAATGAGGAATTACGTTTCCCTTTTAAGATTCCGTCTGGTTACAAAGAGATTAAACTTTAATGGCAAGACCACTTAATTCATATAAAACATTTCTGTTTCTAATAGTTCTATTAACGGGTTGCTTAACTTTTGCCCAAAATGGTAACAAACGAAAGGAGCTAGAAACAAGGCGACTGGAACTTCGCAGAGAGATTAAAAAGATTACAGAACTTAGAGCTCAGAATAGGTCTAAAGAAAAATCTGAGTTATCTCAAATTGAAGAATACAATTATAAAATTAGTGTTTTAGATAACCTCATTAAGGTTACCAATCAACAGGCTAACTATATTAATCGTGAAATTAATTCTAACCAAAAGAAAATAACCGATTTAAGAAGCGAATTAAAACAGCTTAAGGAAGATTATGCCGCAATGGTAGTAAAGTCATACAAAAGCAAGAATCAGCACAGTAGAATCATGTTTTTGCTGTCTTCTGAAGACTTTAAACAAGCCTATAAGCGACTTGAGTATATTAAGCAGTATGCAAACCATCAAAAACAGCAAGGCGAAGCCATAAAAGCCAAAACTTTAGAATTACAGGAACTAAATAAAAATCTTTTAAAACAACAAGAAGAAAAAAAGGAACTCATTGCCGAAAACAGAGTAACACAGAAATCGTTACAAGAAGAGCGTAAGTTGCATGAAAATCTAATGAAATCCATTAGGAGCAATTTATCTAAATACACCAATCAAATAAGAGATAAGCAACGAGAAGCTGCGCGAATAGACAGAGAAATAGATAGAATTATAAAAGCGGCGATTGCCAGTTCCAATAAAGCTGCTGGAAAATCGGCCACATCAACAAGTTTTGCTTTAACACCAGCTGAAAAAGTTTTAGCCTCTAATTTTGTAGCAAACAAAGGCAGATTACCTTGGCCTGTTGAACGAGGCAGAGTAAGTAGGAGATATGGAAGTCAGCCATCTCAAATAGATAGAACTCTAACGATTAATAGTAGTGGCGTTGGTATATCTACTAATAAAGGTGCTCAGGTATTTTCGGTGTTTAACGGGGAAGTGAGCAGTATTATCAAAGTTAAAAATTCTAGGCCTATGGTGGCAATTCGTCATGGAAATTACCTCACCATTTACCAAAACCTTTCTAAGATTTTCGTTAAAAAAGGCGATAAAGTAAAAACTCGTCAAGCTATTGGTGAGGTTTATACCAATCCATCAGATGGAGAAACCGTTTTAACTTTTGTGATTTCAAAAGGATTGAACAGAGAAAATCCCGCTAACTGGATTGATAAAATGTGATACAAAGTATCGTCCTGAGCTTGTTTCAGAATCTCCTTTGTCTCTATTTCTAATCTGTTCTAAACTCT
This genomic interval carries:
- the atpH gene encoding ATP synthase F1 subunit delta, which encodes MAGTRAAIRYAKAALSLASDQKAAEAVNKDMVAIAKTISENDELDQVFKSSVIKSDVKSAALAKIFPKLNKISLGLFDVLVSNKRIDLIGSVAEKYTVLFDELNGKEVAQVTTAVPMTKDLEIKVLAKIKELTSKAVELENIVDESIIGGFVLRIGDKQYNASVQNKLNKLKREFSLN
- the atpA gene encoding F0F1 ATP synthase subunit alpha produces the protein MAEVKPAEVSAILKQQLAGFEATASLEEVGTVLTVGDGIVRAYGLSNAQYGELVEFEGGLEGIVLNLEEDNVGIVLLGASTGVKEGSTVKRTDKIASIDVGEGIVGRVVDTLGNPIDGKGAIVGDTYQMPLERKAPGVIYREPVTEPLQTGIKSIDAMIPVGRGQRELVIGDRQTGKTTVCIDTILNQKEFYDAGEPVYCIYVAVGQKASTVASIAKVLEERGALAYTTIVAANASDPAPMQVYAPMAGAAIGEYFRDTGRPALIIYDDLSKQAVAYREVSLLLRRPPGREAYPGDVFYLHSRLLERSAKVINDDNIAKEMNDLPDSLKPMVKGGGSLTALPIIETQAGDVSAYIPTNVISITDGQIFLDGDLFNSGVRPAINVGISVSRVGGNAQIKSMKKVSGTLKLDQAQFRELEAFAKFGSDLDAVTLNVIEKGKRNVEILKQAQNDPFTVEDQVAIIYAGSKNLLKDVPVDKVKEFERDFIEFLNAKHRGVLDTLKAGKLTDEVTDTLTSVCKDLAGKYKA
- the atpG gene encoding ATP synthase F1 subunit gamma, with translation MANLKEIRNRISSVSSTMQITSAMKMVSAAKLKKAQDAITAMRPYSDKLTELLQSLSASLDADSGSMFSEQREVKKVLIVAITSNRGLCGAFNSNIIKEVTRLANETYANQEVSYLAVGKKSNDAFKKTGQIIANHSDVFDDLTFDNVADIAQDLMNKFVEGEFDKIELVYNRFKNAATQLVTTEQFLPIVPVEGESSVSGDYIFEPSKVEIVEQLIPKSLKTQMYKAVRDSFASEHGARMTAMHKATDNATELRDQLKLTYNKARQAAITNEILEIVGGAEALNN
- a CDS encoding oligosaccharide flippase family protein, whose protein sequence is MSALKTLFKQTFIYGLATVLPRMLSFLLVPLYTTNGVLSSVSEYGEVSVIFSYFVLFNVVLAYGMETAFFRFFNKEDDKNSVIGTSAISLIISSIGFFIIALLCQEEIASLIHISAKYINLVIWILLLDALVIIPFAWLRATQRPMRYAVIKILNVVINLGLNLFFLLALKDLATPESIFKGIYRPNFEINYIFIANLVASAVTLLLMLPFYVKVNYEFNSELWKRMMKYALPVLIAGIAFSINETFDRILLDYLLPKDIAKTQIGMYSACYKLALFMTLFATAYRLGIEPFFFSHAKTENPQKNYARILEFFVALGAVILLGVVVFADILKPIIVRSEDYWEAMWVVPIILLANFCLGIYHNLSVWYKITDRTKFGAYISIIGAVVTLVINLGFIKSYGYKASAIATLVAYGIMMLLSYLLGRKYYPIPYNLKKIGLYLVLSILFSGLSFYQFRANYIVGISMLIVFLGVISFSERNQIKQLIKR
- the dut gene encoding dUTP diphosphatase, with translation MKIKIINKSSHDLPHYETIASAGMDLRANIEDAITLKPLDRTIVKTGLFIELPIGYEAQVRPRSGLAAKKGITVLNAPGTVDADYRGEIGVILVNLSNDDFTIENGERIAQLVIAKHERAEWEEVDVLSSTDRGAGGFGSTGVK
- a CDS encoding GIY-YIG nuclease family protein, encoding MKYWYVYIMTNKPNGVLYIGVTDNIDERVKEHKLKIYPKAFTVRYNCNKLVYFEEFENGNEAEVRERQFKKWKRNWKIELIEEMNPNWIDLSENWNLNFNRLRI
- a CDS encoding sugar phosphate nucleotidyltransferase — encoded protein: MKIIVPMAGRGSRLRPHSLTVPKPLIPVAGQPIVHRLVKDIAKVLKQPIEEVAFVLGDPAWFGDDVVDSLKELAEGLGAKASIYRQDKPLGTGHAIMCAKPSLSGSAVIAYADTLIRAEFDLDSKADSVIWTKQVDNPEAYGVVKLNDDNEIVELVEKPETFVSDQAVIGIYYFKDVAVLKNKLQEVLDENIMNGGEYQINDGIKRMMAAGKIFKTGTVDEWMDCGNKAITVETNGRMLDFLKADGEEQLVASSATIENAQIIEPCFIGEGVVLKNTTVGPHVSVGNGTIIEDSTVKNSLIQTNTLIKNANLDNAMIGNNVKYDGNFTSISIGDYSVLE
- a CDS encoding lipopolysaccharide assembly protein LapB; translated protein: MKHSIYILVFFFGIVFIPWSTIAQVDFNKTPDDDLGDVEDKFQEHFYEAMKQKGIENFDRAIESLLKCVELNKDVPVLYFELGKSYVKLKNFGAAEDALKKAVSKDPDNEWFLDELYGYYMSQNEYDQAVKTIKQLVEYHPDYKEDLASLYFRMKKYNEALSLLDELDEKHGISVSRDLLRNKIYEVTGRKKDQIENLEQRVDSNPEKESNYLALIYRYSENNQKEKAFETAKELLKINPSSHKVHLALYKFYLEDNETEKAIESMKIVVKSSEIHPEAKLKVLTDFVSFVGENPQYEADLVEATTLVEKVNNSKTLIELGQYYLTKDNKPKALSNFESALKIEPNNFAVLKNVLLLYIDLNKFDLANKKSELAIENYPSQPLLYLVNGISFNQLNKPQKAVDTLEIGLDYIIDDAKLESEFYNQISKAYLLLNNTEKAKTFSDKAKQLQNTN
- a CDS encoding DUF4292 domain-containing protein; translated protein: MQLRTQILLVISAVLLFNCKSAKTVAGGDANFNLSSRQLIKENSKRSPVYQTLKSTVKITYDDGKKVHSHSVSFRGKRDEVLWMSAAFSVVKALITPKKVCFYNKLDKTYFEGDYDYLSNLLGTQLDFQKVQNLLMGETIFNLKDDHYKVSVDSGSYILQPKKQRELFEIFFLLDPSIFKVKSQQITQPKELRHLQIDYLSHQEVSNQILPEKVKVIAVENNEELIIGLEFKNVSLNEELRFPFKIPSGYKEIKL
- a CDS encoding murein hydrolase activator EnvC → MARPLNSYKTFLFLIVLLTGCLTFAQNGNKRKELETRRLELRREIKKITELRAQNRSKEKSELSQIEEYNYKISVLDNLIKVTNQQANYINREINSNQKKITDLRSELKQLKEDYAAMVVKSYKSKNQHSRIMFLLSSEDFKQAYKRLEYIKQYANHQKQQGEAIKAKTLELQELNKNLLKQQEEKKELIAENRVTQKSLQEERKLHENLMKSIRSNLSKYTNQIRDKQREAARIDREIDRIIKAAIASSNKAAGKSATSTSFALTPAEKVLASNFVANKGRLPWPVERGRVSRRYGSQPSQIDRTLTINSSGVGISTNKGAQVFSVFNGEVSSIIKVKNSRPMVAIRHGNYLTIYQNLSKIFVKKGDKVKTRQAIGEVYTNPSDGETVLTFVISKGLNRENPANWIDKM